A window of Gemmatimonadales bacterium contains these coding sequences:
- a CDS encoding PD40 domain-containing protein: MPIRSAAVLAVLLFAGQQDLGGQTPPGGMGAATRPTSGLPLVTSRTVAFTTNRGSWLSLDVSPDGRTIVFDLLGDLYTMPIGGGKATRLTSGLAFDSQPRFSPDGTRIVFVSDRGGAENLWVQSLDGRDTLQLTKGDTFIYLSPVWAPDGRYIVAGKARERLGGPAKLWIYHLDGGTGAPLIDEPAALKVTGPAISPDGNMIWYASRMGDWEYDAIFPMYQLSVYDRRTGVSTVMSGRYGSAFRPGVSPNGKWLVYGSRYETETGLRLRDLDTGDERWLAYPVQRDDQEASRGTMDLLPGYAFTPDSKAIVVSYDGRIWRVPLDGGPAAEIPFTAEVSAELGPEVRFQYPIDDMPTFSAHQIRDVAPSPDGRTLAFTAMDRLYVVDLPDGAPRRVTTLEIGEFMPTWSPDGRNLAFVSWDESAGGGHVYRVQADGRSAPIQLTRTAAFYTQPAWAPDGRRIALLRGAARDLRDAHGGFYSYGRGAELAWVPAQGGDPVTVRLAGTSAFPHFTRDTTRVFVYSRVDGLISVRWDGTDPKSIVKVAGPSNGPSAALVKMAPQGDQALALLGTDLYAVTVPVAGATASTIVADPGNAAFPVRKLSDIGAQFPAWAHDGLAVHWSVGNAHISYDLARAAVLEDSVRRLGRQAGAAPQEGQRRSADRDRYRPLERRIAVPVRRDIPRGEVVLRGGRVVTMKGKEIVDDADIVIRDNRIVSIARQGQTPVPASARVIDVHGTTIVPGFIDIHYHPQQLVPNIHKGQPWQYLAQLAYGVTTTRDPQSSTTDVLTYQDQVEAGQLLGPRIYSTGPSIDYTAFRSYDEVRDAVRRYAQYYETKTLKMYLTGNRRIRQWVVMAAKEFGLMPTTEGGLDLKLNLTHVLDGYSGLQHALPATPLFRDVAELMTRSGITHTPTLIVSYGGPFGENYWYTNTDVHGDPKLRHFTPESELDARTRRRGGRTVASGGGPGGWFRSDEYVFAKHAAFAKDVVEAGGRVAIGSHGQLHGLGYHWEMWMMQSGGMSNHDVLRTATILGAEGIGLERDLGSLEPGKLADLVVLGGNPLDDIKHTNTVRYVMKNGRLYQGATLDQIYPDRKPLPPFPWKDDPPKTNAGVR; encoded by the coding sequence ATGCCGATACGTTCCGCTGCCGTTCTCGCGGTACTGCTCTTTGCCGGCCAGCAAGATCTTGGTGGGCAGACCCCGCCGGGCGGTATGGGGGCCGCGACTCGCCCGACCTCGGGCCTGCCGCTCGTTACCAGCCGGACCGTGGCATTCACGACGAATCGGGGCTCGTGGCTGTCGCTCGATGTCAGTCCCGATGGTCGGACCATCGTCTTCGACCTCTTGGGCGATTTGTATACCATGCCGATCGGTGGTGGCAAGGCGACCCGGCTGACCAGCGGCCTGGCGTTCGACTCTCAGCCGCGATTCAGCCCTGATGGCACGCGAATCGTGTTTGTCTCCGATCGTGGTGGCGCAGAGAATCTCTGGGTCCAGAGCCTCGATGGTCGCGATACGCTGCAGCTCACCAAGGGCGACACCTTCATCTACCTCTCGCCGGTGTGGGCGCCCGATGGCCGTTACATCGTCGCGGGCAAGGCGCGCGAGCGGCTCGGTGGCCCGGCCAAGCTGTGGATCTACCATCTCGATGGCGGCACGGGGGCACCACTCATTGACGAGCCTGCGGCGCTCAAGGTGACCGGCCCGGCCATAAGCCCCGACGGCAACATGATCTGGTACGCCTCGCGGATGGGCGATTGGGAGTACGACGCAATTTTCCCGATGTACCAGTTGTCTGTCTACGATCGTCGGACCGGTGTGAGCACCGTGATGTCGGGCCGGTACGGTTCGGCGTTTCGACCGGGGGTCTCGCCCAACGGAAAATGGCTGGTGTACGGGAGCCGGTACGAAACCGAAACGGGACTTCGGCTGCGTGATCTCGACACGGGAGATGAGCGTTGGCTTGCCTATCCCGTGCAGCGTGATGATCAGGAGGCGTCGCGTGGCACGATGGACCTCTTGCCTGGCTACGCATTCACGCCGGACTCGAAGGCCATCGTGGTGTCGTATGACGGCCGGATCTGGCGTGTCCCGCTCGATGGTGGTCCGGCGGCCGAGATCCCCTTCACCGCGGAGGTGAGCGCCGAGCTCGGACCCGAAGTCCGCTTTCAGTATCCGATCGACGATATGCCGACGTTCTCCGCCCATCAGATTCGCGATGTCGCTCCATCGCCTGATGGCCGGACGCTCGCATTCACGGCTATGGATCGTCTGTATGTCGTCGATCTTCCTGATGGCGCGCCGCGCCGCGTCACGACGCTCGAGATCGGTGAGTTCATGCCCACCTGGTCGCCGGATGGGCGGAATCTCGCGTTCGTCAGCTGGGACGAGTCGGCGGGGGGCGGTCACGTGTATCGGGTTCAGGCCGATGGCCGGAGCGCGCCAATCCAGCTGACGCGTACTGCGGCGTTCTACACGCAGCCCGCCTGGGCGCCGGACGGCCGGCGAATTGCCCTCCTGCGCGGGGCAGCTCGGGATCTGCGAGATGCCCATGGCGGATTCTACAGCTACGGCCGTGGTGCTGAGTTGGCCTGGGTGCCCGCGCAGGGTGGCGATCCGGTGACAGTCCGTTTGGCGGGTACGAGCGCCTTCCCGCACTTCACCCGTGACACGACTCGGGTCTTCGTCTACAGTCGCGTCGACGGTCTCATTTCAGTACGGTGGGATGGCACCGATCCGAAGTCGATCGTGAAAGTCGCCGGCCCGTCCAACGGGCCCAGCGCCGCGCTGGTCAAGATGGCTCCGCAGGGCGATCAGGCGCTTGCGCTGCTGGGGACTGATCTCTATGCCGTAACGGTTCCTGTGGCTGGAGCGACGGCGTCCACCATAGTCGCCGATCCCGGTAACGCGGCCTTTCCGGTGCGCAAGCTGAGCGACATCGGGGCGCAGTTCCCGGCGTGGGCCCACGATGGCCTAGCCGTTCACTGGTCAGTCGGGAACGCGCACATCAGCTATGATCTTGCTCGAGCCGCAGTGCTCGAAGACAGCGTCAGGCGTTTGGGGCGCCAAGCCGGCGCTGCTCCACAAGAGGGGCAGCGCCGCTCGGCGGACCGGGATCGCTATCGGCCATTAGAACGCCGTATCGCCGTTCCGGTCCGGCGGGATATCCCGCGGGGTGAAGTCGTGCTTCGCGGTGGCCGAGTCGTGACGATGAAGGGGAAGGAAATCGTCGATGATGCGGATATTGTGATTCGCGACAATCGAATCGTTAGCATAGCGCGGCAGGGTCAGACGCCCGTGCCCGCGAGCGCCCGCGTAATCGATGTCCATGGCACCACCATCGTGCCGGGTTTCATCGACATTCACTATCACCCGCAGCAGCTCGTTCCCAACATCCACAAGGGCCAGCCCTGGCAGTACCTGGCGCAGCTTGCCTACGGCGTGACCACGACACGCGATCCGCAGTCGAGCACGACCGACGTGCTCACTTACCAGGATCAAGTCGAGGCCGGCCAGCTGCTCGGGCCACGTATCTACTCCACCGGGCCGAGCATCGACTACACGGCATTTCGGAGCTACGACGAGGTGCGGGATGCGGTCAGGCGGTATGCCCAGTACTACGAGACCAAAACCCTCAAGATGTACCTCACGGGCAATCGCCGGATTCGCCAATGGGTCGTCATGGCAGCCAAAGAGTTCGGGCTCATGCCGACGACGGAAGGCGGGCTCGACCTGAAGCTCAACTTGACGCATGTGCTCGACGGGTACTCCGGGCTTCAGCACGCTTTGCCCGCTACCCCCTTGTTCCGTGATGTGGCGGAGCTGATGACCCGGAGCGGAATTACCCATACGCCGACGCTGATCGTGTCGTACGGCGGACCGTTCGGCGAGAACTACTGGTACACCAACACCGACGTGCACGGCGACCCCAAGCTGCGCCACTTCACACCGGAGTCGGAGCTCGATGCCCGAACCCGCCGGCGCGGGGGGCGGACCGTCGCCAGCGGTGGCGGGCCGGGTGGCTGGTTCCGGAGTGATGAGTACGTCTTTGCCAAACACGCCGCGTTTGCGAAGGATGTGGTCGAAGCCGGCGGACGCGTGGCTATCGGTTCGCACGGACAACTCCATGGTCTCGGGTATCACTGGGAGATGTGGATGATGCAAAGTGGCGGGATGTCGAATCATGACGTTCTGCGCACTGCAACCATCCTGGGCGCCGAGGGGATCGGACTGGAACGCGACCTGGGGAGTCTCGAGCCCGGCAAGCTTGCCGACCTCGTGGTGCTCGGTGGTAACCCGCTCGATGACATCAAGCACACCAACACGGTGCGATACGTCATGAAGAACGGCCGCCTCTATCAGGGGGCTACCCTGGATCAGATCTACCCGGATCGGAAGCCGCTGCCTCCCTTTCCGTGGAAGGACGATCCCCCCAAGACGAATGCCGGAGTTCGGTAA
- a CDS encoding bifunctional phosphoribosyl-AMP cyclohydrolase/phosphoribosyl-ATP diphosphatase HisIE codes for MTAIDLDGLDFSKGNGLVTVVTQDAVSGRILMVAHADREALERTVTTGEMHYRSRTRGLWHKGATSGNTQRVVRLTLDCDADTVLAQVLPSGPACHTGAVSCFGSAADSGDVLSRLDGIIASRAVAAEPGSSYTSKLLGDRNLRLKKLGEEAAELAVACADGDRARAVDEAADLIYHTLVALRSLGATLDDVRIALAARQK; via the coding sequence ATGACGGCGATCGATCTCGACGGACTCGATTTCAGCAAGGGCAATGGTCTCGTTACCGTCGTGACCCAGGATGCCGTGTCCGGTCGCATCTTGATGGTGGCTCATGCCGATCGCGAGGCGCTCGAGCGCACCGTGACGACCGGCGAGATGCACTACCGGTCACGAACCCGCGGACTCTGGCACAAGGGCGCCACGAGCGGCAACACTCAGCGGGTGGTCCGTCTCACGCTCGATTGCGATGCCGATACGGTGCTGGCCCAGGTCCTTCCATCGGGACCGGCTTGTCATACCGGTGCTGTTTCATGCTTTGGCAGTGCCGCCGATTCCGGTGATGTGCTGAGCCGGCTGGACGGCATCATCGCCAGCCGCGCGGTGGCGGCTGAGCCGGGGTCGAGCTACACCTCGAAGTTGCTGGGGGACCGGAATCTGCGCCTCAAGAAGCTTGGCGAAGAAGCGGCGGAGTTGGCCGTTGCCTGCGCCGATGGCGATCGGGCGCGCGCGGTCGATGAGGCCGCGGATCTCATATACCACACGCTGGTGGCCCTGCGGTCCCTGGGCGCGACGCTCGATGATGTTCGCATCGCGCTCGCTGCGCGTCAGAAGTAA
- the hisN gene encoding histidinol-phosphatase, with translation MNPMQELLQAVADVARRAGDVAQSYFGTGVAVEWKDDGSPVTVADRTAEEAARAWIQERFPNDAVLGEEFGLSGSASGRRWILDPIDGTKSFVAGVPLWGTLVAVVEGEDVLAGAINCAAAGELVAAARGEGAWLNGSRCQVSDRAALDQAVVLTTDERYPDSERRRTAWQGLAAQARVVRTWGDCFGYLLVASGRADVMVDDKMNAWDSACLLPIIEEAGGVLTDWRGRRTGFGGDSIATNAALDRTVRSILCEGER, from the coding sequence ATGAATCCGATGCAGGAACTGCTGCAGGCGGTGGCAGACGTCGCGCGCCGAGCGGGTGATGTGGCACAGAGCTACTTCGGAACCGGGGTCGCGGTCGAATGGAAGGACGATGGCAGCCCGGTTACCGTGGCCGATCGAACGGCGGAGGAAGCGGCCCGCGCCTGGATCCAGGAACGTTTCCCGAACGACGCCGTGCTTGGCGAGGAGTTCGGGCTATCGGGAAGTGCCTCCGGGCGGCGCTGGATCCTCGATCCGATCGACGGCACCAAGAGCTTCGTGGCCGGCGTGCCTCTCTGGGGCACCCTCGTGGCCGTGGTCGAAGGCGAGGACGTTCTTGCGGGCGCAATCAACTGCGCAGCGGCAGGTGAGCTGGTCGCGGCTGCGCGTGGCGAAGGGGCCTGGCTCAACGGCTCGCGCTGCCAGGTGTCCGATCGGGCGGCGCTCGATCAGGCTGTCGTGCTGACCACGGACGAACGGTATCCTGACAGCGAGCGGCGCCGGACCGCGTGGCAGGGGCTGGCGGCACAAGCCAGAGTCGTCCGCACCTGGGGCGACTGTTTCGGCTATCTCCTGGTGGCGTCCGGTCGAGCCGATGTGATGGTCGATGACAAGATGAATGCGTGGGACTCTGCCTGCTTGCTGCCCATTATCGAGGAAGCGGGCGGCGTCTTGACCGACTGGCGGGGCCGGCGGACTGGTTTCGGCGGCGATTCGATTGCGACCAACGCCGCGCTCGATCGCACCGTTCGCAGCATCCTCTGCGAGGGCGAACGATGA
- the hisF gene encoding imidazole glycerol phosphate synthase subunit HisF: MITKRLIVCLDVQDGRVVKGVHFKDLRDLGDPVELASRYEREGADEIVYLDISASHEGRATLWDLARATAERLFVPLTIGGGVRTADDVGKALRAGADKVGLNTAAVEQPDAIRAASDRFGAQCVVVSIDAAWDGSAWRVFTKGGRQPTGLDAVAWAEEAVRRGAGELLVTSIDRDGVRTGYDLALTGAIARAVDVPVIASGGAGTSAHVVEALTEADASAALVAGILHDGVTTVGQLKAAMSAAGIETRRV, from the coding sequence ATGATCACGAAGCGGCTGATCGTCTGTCTCGATGTTCAGGACGGTCGGGTCGTCAAAGGTGTGCATTTCAAGGATCTGCGCGACCTGGGCGATCCGGTCGAGCTCGCCAGTCGCTACGAGCGTGAGGGTGCGGACGAGATCGTCTATCTCGACATCTCTGCCTCGCATGAGGGTCGCGCCACGCTGTGGGATCTGGCTCGTGCCACTGCGGAGCGTCTCTTCGTGCCGCTGACGATCGGTGGTGGGGTGCGGACCGCCGACGATGTTGGCAAGGCGCTTCGGGCCGGGGCAGACAAAGTCGGTCTCAACACCGCTGCGGTCGAACAGCCGGATGCGATTCGTGCTGCGTCCGATCGTTTTGGTGCGCAATGTGTCGTGGTCAGCATCGACGCGGCCTGGGACGGCTCAGCCTGGCGCGTCTTCACCAAGGGTGGTCGTCAGCCGACAGGGCTCGACGCGGTGGCCTGGGCTGAAGAGGCCGTGCGGCGCGGTGCCGGCGAATTGCTGGTCACCAGTATCGATCGCGACGGCGTGCGCACCGGCTACGATCTTGCCCTGACCGGCGCAATTGCGCGGGCGGTCGACGTTCCCGTGATTGCCTCGGGCGGGGCAGGCACATCGGCGCATGTGGTGGAAGCGTTGACCGAGGCCGATGCGAGCGCGGCCCTGGTCGCAGGTATTCTGCACGATGGTGTTACCACCGTCGGTCAACTCAAGGCGGCGATGAGCGCGGCCGGCATCGAAACGCGGAGAGTCTGA
- a CDS encoding imidazoleglycerol-phosphate dehydratase: MSVITRQTKETNIRLELVRTGPIVVSTTVPFLDHMFVTWARYAGLGLTLEATGDLRHHLIEDTAIALGLAVREEFPPPIVRYGQKTVPMDDAVVEAVLDLGGRPYYEGPLPSSLYDHWMRSFADNAQATLHLMVHRGTDRHHIVEAGFKALGMAVRQAVQPTDEIASTKGAVRVDR, translated from the coding sequence ATGAGTGTGATCACGCGACAGACCAAAGAGACCAATATCCGGCTCGAGCTGGTCCGGACTGGGCCGATCGTTGTCAGTACCACGGTTCCATTCCTCGACCACATGTTCGTCACCTGGGCACGTTATGCCGGGCTCGGCTTGACCCTCGAGGCCACGGGTGACCTCAGGCACCACCTGATCGAGGACACCGCAATTGCCCTGGGGCTCGCGGTGCGCGAAGAGTTTCCGCCACCGATCGTGCGGTATGGGCAGAAAACCGTGCCGATGGACGATGCCGTGGTCGAAGCCGTCCTCGACCTCGGTGGCCGGCCGTACTATGAGGGCCCGCTGCCCAGCAGTCTCTACGATCACTGGATGCGTTCGTTTGCCGACAATGCGCAGGCGACGTTGCACCTGATGGTGCACCGCGGTACCGATCGCCACCACATCGTCGAGGCAGGCTTCAAGGCGCTGGGCATGGCGGTGCGGCAGGCGGTGCAGCCGACTGATGAGATCGCGTCCACCAAGGGCGCGGTTCGGGTGGACCGATGA
- a CDS encoding 1-(5-phosphoribosyl)-5-[(5-phosphoribosylamino)methylideneamino] imidazole-4-carboxamide isomerase: MIAVPAVDLREGACVQLVGGAYEAERVRLPDPAGVATGWQARGFSQLHIVDLDAATGRGDNVPVIAAIVSAVGRDASRSVSLQVGGGMRSAERIEATLSLGVDRVVVGTKGVEDPSWLAEQASRWPGRIVLAADVHGREVVTRGWAQGSGRAIGDVLRAVDSLPLAGVLVTAVHLEGRLEGPDLDLTRAVAADTRLVVQASGGIRNLDDIASLAAAGASRAVIGMALYTGVLDPDALAREYGR, encoded by the coding sequence ATGATCGCGGTTCCGGCGGTTGATCTGCGGGAAGGCGCCTGTGTTCAGCTCGTCGGCGGGGCATACGAAGCCGAGCGGGTGCGGCTGCCGGATCCGGCCGGGGTGGCGACAGGTTGGCAGGCGCGGGGCTTCAGCCAGCTGCACATCGTCGACCTGGACGCGGCAACGGGTCGGGGCGACAACGTTCCGGTCATTGCGGCCATCGTGAGCGCAGTCGGTCGGGATGCGTCCCGTTCCGTGTCGCTCCAGGTCGGTGGCGGGATGCGCTCGGCGGAGCGCATCGAGGCGACTCTGTCGCTTGGTGTCGATCGGGTCGTTGTCGGCACCAAGGGGGTCGAGGATCCCTCCTGGCTTGCGGAGCAGGCGTCACGCTGGCCCGGACGGATCGTGCTGGCAGCCGATGTGCACGGGCGCGAAGTCGTGACTCGTGGCTGGGCGCAGGGCTCGGGTCGGGCCATCGGCGACGTGCTCCGCGCCGTCGACAGCCTGCCGCTGGCTGGAGTCCTCGTTACGGCAGTGCATCTCGAAGGGCGGCTCGAGGGGCCGGATCTCGACCTGACCAGGGCGGTTGCTGCCGATACGCGGCTGGTGGTTCAGGCCTCGGGCGGCATTCGCAATCTGGATGACATCGCGTCGCTGGCTGCTGCGGGGGCATCCCGGGCTGTCATCGGCATGGCATTGTACACGGGCGTACTCGATCCGGACGCCCTGGCGCGGGAGTATGGGCGATGA
- the hisH gene encoding imidazole glycerol phosphate synthase subunit HisH produces MKAIAAAGVEPSVETDPLRAVETDVLVLPGVGAFEPAAARLAPGRDAMRQALLNGLPCLGICLGLQLLFDGSDEGEGSGLGVIDGRVTRIAAARLPQIGWNLIEDAREPSLTGLTYGYYANSYVGRPADLGAVVAWSQYEGDRFPAAVRRGRTLGVQFHPEKSSAPGLQVIASYLAEVRA; encoded by the coding sequence ATGAAGGCCATCGCGGCGGCCGGGGTGGAGCCGAGTGTCGAGACTGACCCGCTCCGCGCGGTCGAGACCGACGTGCTGGTGCTGCCTGGAGTCGGCGCATTCGAGCCGGCGGCTGCGCGGCTTGCACCGGGCCGCGATGCGATGCGCCAGGCGCTGCTCAACGGATTGCCCTGTCTGGGCATTTGCCTTGGCCTGCAGCTCCTGTTCGACGGGTCGGACGAGGGGGAGGGCAGCGGCCTTGGCGTGATCGACGGCCGGGTCACTCGAATCGCCGCCGCGCGGCTGCCTCAGATCGGCTGGAATCTGATTGAAGACGCTCGCGAGCCCAGCCTGACAGGACTCACCTATGGTTACTATGCCAACAGCTATGTTGGGAGGCCTGCAGATCTCGGCGCGGTCGTGGCCTGGAGTCAGTATGAAGGTGATCGGTTTCCGGCGGCGGTGCGGCGGGGCCGAACCCTGGGGGTTCAGTTTCACCCCGAGAAGAGTTCGGCTCCTGGGCTGCAGGTGATTGCGAGCTACCTCGCCGAGGTGCGGGCATGA